The following coding sequences are from one Geodermatophilus normandii window:
- a CDS encoding C-glycoside deglycosidase beta subunit domain-containing protein yields MATGDTVLSHDSLIRRPEGLGIALTVPWYRSLWLSSVSDVRVSVEGREIPEDDLRVELGGRTYRVAELADQWDVLWFIQDRLVVVVPLAEPPAEGQEVDVEVTVDLRLPYMQIAPQVYVTNHASDRRSLVAHGGSR; encoded by the coding sequence ATGGCCACCGGTGACACCGTCCTGTCCCACGACAGCCTGATCCGGCGCCCCGAGGGGCTCGGCATCGCCCTGACCGTCCCCTGGTACCGGAGCCTCTGGCTGTCCAGCGTCAGCGACGTCCGGGTCTCGGTCGAGGGCCGTGAGATCCCGGAGGACGACCTGCGGGTCGAGCTGGGAGGGCGGACCTACCGGGTCGCGGAGCTGGCCGACCAGTGGGACGTCCTCTGGTTCATCCAGGACCGGCTCGTCGTGGTCGTCCCGCTCGCCGAGCCGCCGGCCGAGGGCCAGGAGGTCGACGTCGAGGTGACCGTCGACCTGCGGCTGCCCTACATGCAGATCGCCCCGCAGGTCTACGTCACCAACCACGCGAGCGACCGCCGGTCGCTCGTCGCGCACGGAGGATCCCGATGA
- a CDS encoding sugar phosphate isomerase/epimerase family protein, producing MSAIRWSYAINQWKPQFDDFVRREQHERALKTVSIAGFEGVELTYGTGRWEPLGNPQQLAANFGSVTGFREFLRSCALDAVSSWYWDPAERSMEHLTGPLSPLVEADLPAIVARAGWLAGALAELGGSVLLVRPVPGAGDVEPLDDEAIDRVAACWDAVGRATAEHGVRTALHVDFLSALRRDHVPRLLDRTDPALVGLALDTGELTVGGIDPLAVIAQTGDRIWHVQFKDALAVDDAEEYLQPHAHWTVRVRGGAREVPRWFAEPGADGGLVDFPAVTRALLDAGYDGWIVVESDQSPHPAASALLAGYLVQRELRPLVEEEAA from the coding sequence GTGAGCGCGATCCGTTGGTCCTATGCGATCAACCAGTGGAAGCCGCAGTTCGACGACTTCGTCCGCCGCGAGCAGCACGAGCGGGCGCTCAAGACCGTGTCGATCGCCGGCTTCGAGGGCGTCGAGCTGACCTACGGCACCGGGCGGTGGGAGCCGCTGGGCAACCCGCAGCAGCTCGCGGCCAACTTCGGCTCGGTCACGGGCTTCCGGGAGTTCCTGCGCAGCTGCGCGCTCGACGCGGTCAGCAGCTGGTACTGGGACCCGGCGGAGCGCTCGATGGAGCACCTGACCGGGCCGCTGTCGCCGCTGGTGGAGGCCGACCTGCCCGCGATCGTGGCGCGGGCGGGCTGGCTCGCCGGGGCCCTCGCCGAGCTCGGTGGTTCGGTGCTGCTCGTGCGGCCGGTGCCCGGCGCCGGGGACGTCGAGCCGCTGGACGACGAGGCGATCGACCGTGTCGCGGCGTGCTGGGACGCGGTCGGCCGCGCGACGGCGGAGCACGGCGTGCGGACGGCGCTGCACGTGGACTTCCTCTCGGCCCTGCGCCGGGACCACGTGCCCCGGCTGCTCGACCGGACGGACCCGGCGCTCGTCGGCCTCGCCCTCGACACCGGCGAGCTCACCGTGGGAGGGATCGACCCGCTGGCGGTCATCGCGCAGACGGGCGACCGGATCTGGCACGTGCAGTTCAAGGACGCCCTCGCCGTCGACGACGCCGAGGAGTACCTGCAGCCGCACGCGCACTGGACCGTCCGCGTGCGCGGCGGTGCCCGGGAGGTCCCGCGCTGGTTCGCCGAGCCGGGCGCCGACGGCGGACTCGTCGACTTCCCGGCCGTCACCCGCGCCCTGCTCGACGCCGGCTACGACGGCTGGATCGTCGTCGAGAGCGACCAGAGCCCGCACCCCGCCGCCAGCGCGCTGCTGGCCGGCTACCTCGTGCAGCGCGAGCTGCGACCCCTCGTCGAGGAGGAGGCCGCCTGA
- a CDS encoding sugar phosphate isomerase/epimerase family protein — protein sequence MTGADERRIKWSYMDHWRSDGPAGPVDQWHSHRTMSAFLKQVKATGFDAIDTFDFRIWQMYGDYGGPAKYQEMVQDHGLERIVNTFHAADYDVRTYAPHLPETHENILEDFRVTMGRWSEIRLDNIIVMPATLYYDMEPITADKIKYTAECWNKVGEITAGYGVRLTCHHEFFCGIQSEPDLETFYSHTDDRYVSLFVDTAQHCIASVDPVAFYRRHAHRVSGFHFKDTRNVATGDDHRHRPDSEIMAPTTGKWFYEMGTPHGLVDFAAMMTAVRDNDYRGWISVEHDKANKEGGDYSESTAISRWYAKNVLEEIYR from the coding sequence ATGACCGGGGCGGACGAGCGCCGGATCAAGTGGTCCTACATGGACCACTGGCGCAGCGACGGGCCGGCCGGACCGGTCGACCAGTGGCACTCGCACCGGACCATGTCGGCCTTCCTGAAGCAGGTCAAGGCGACCGGCTTCGACGCGATCGACACGTTCGACTTCCGGATCTGGCAGATGTACGGCGACTACGGCGGCCCGGCGAAGTACCAGGAGATGGTCCAGGACCACGGCCTGGAGCGGATCGTGAACACCTTCCACGCCGCCGACTACGACGTCCGCACCTACGCCCCGCACCTGCCGGAGACGCACGAGAACATCCTCGAGGACTTCCGCGTCACGATGGGCCGCTGGTCGGAGATCCGGCTCGACAACATCATCGTGATGCCGGCGACGCTCTACTACGACATGGAGCCGATCACCGCAGACAAGATCAAGTACACGGCGGAGTGCTGGAACAAGGTCGGGGAGATCACCGCCGGGTACGGCGTGCGGCTCACCTGCCACCACGAGTTCTTCTGCGGCATCCAGAGCGAGCCGGACCTGGAGACGTTCTACAGCCACACCGACGACCGGTACGTGTCGCTGTTCGTGGACACCGCCCAGCACTGCATCGCGTCGGTCGACCCGGTGGCCTTCTACCGGCGGCACGCGCACCGGGTCAGTGGCTTCCACTTCAAGGACACCCGGAACGTCGCGACCGGCGACGACCACCGGCACCGGCCCGACTCCGAGATCATGGCGCCGACCACCGGCAAGTGGTTCTACGAGATGGGCACGCCGCACGGCCTCGTGGACTTCGCGGCGATGATGACCGCCGTCCGCGACAACGACTACCGCGGCTGGATCTCCGTCGAGCACGACAAGGCCAACAAGGAGGGCGGCGACTACTCCGAGAGCACCGCGATCTCCCGCTGGTACGCGAAGAACGTCCTCGAGGAGATCTACCGGTGA